Proteins from one Flammeovirgaceae bacterium genomic window:
- a CDS encoding nucleoside-diphosphate kinase has translation MAGNRTFTMIKPDAVSAGNTGAIIKMIQDAGFRVVAMKKARLTKELAGKFYEVHKERPFYGDLCHYMSSGPIVPMILEKDNAIEDFRKLIGATDPQKAAPGTIRALFAKSIDANAIHGSDSDANAEIEGNFFFSQFERY, from the coding sequence ATGGCAGGGAACAGGACTTTTACGATGATCAAACCTGACGCGGTAAGCGCAGGAAACACGGGCGCAATTATAAAAATGATCCAGGACGCGGGGTTCCGTGTGGTGGCCATGAAAAAGGCACGCCTAACAAAAGAATTGGCAGGAAAATTTTATGAGGTACATAAGGAAAGGCCATTTTATGGCGACTTGTGCCACTATATGTCTTCAGGGCCCATTGTCCCCATGATTTTGGAAAAGGACAACGCCATTGAGGATTTTAGGAAACTGATCGGGGCCACCGACCCGCAAAAAGCCGCACCCGGCACCATCCGCGCCTTGTTTGCCAAATCCATCGATGCCAATGCCATCCACGGGTCCGACTCTGACGCGAACGCGGAAATTGAGGGGAATTTCTTCTTTTCCCAGTTCGAACGTTATTGA
- a CDS encoding bifunctional oligoribonuclease/PAP phosphatase NrnA, with the protein MKDLAGLKSLLSKPRRVVVVTHFKPDADALGSSLGLAGFLKKKGHDVQVITPSDYPGFLSWMPGNDEVLAIDKDNPAKGKKAQEYVSKAEVIFCLDFSSLNRINTLGDMVREAKATKVLVDHHLEPEHFAHYEHWDPKAASTAGLVFDLIDMLGEKPSIDKDIANCLYAGVLTDTGGFRHSNTTQKEFLIASELVGAGANPWWVSKKIYDTNTLARMKLTGFVLSEKLVVIPEYRTVYVCLNTDELKQFDTKTGDTEGLVNYGLSIEGIRLSVLMYDRKEEIKLSFRSLGSFPANEIARKYFEGGGHRNAAGGSSKLSLEETLNKFLSILPEYQSELERDD; encoded by the coding sequence ATGAAAGATTTAGCAGGACTCAAATCGCTGTTGAGCAAGCCCAGGCGGGTGGTGGTGGTGACCCACTTCAAGCCAGACGCGGACGCACTGGGCTCGTCATTGGGGCTGGCCGGGTTCCTTAAAAAGAAAGGGCACGATGTGCAGGTGATCACGCCCAGCGATTACCCGGGTTTTTTGTCATGGATGCCCGGGAACGATGAGGTGCTGGCCATAGACAAGGACAACCCGGCCAAGGGGAAGAAAGCGCAGGAATACGTGTCAAAGGCGGAGGTCATCTTCTGCCTCGATTTTTCAAGCCTGAACCGGATCAACACCCTGGGCGATATGGTAAGGGAGGCCAAGGCCACCAAAGTGCTGGTGGACCATCACCTGGAGCCAGAGCACTTTGCCCACTACGAACATTGGGACCCGAAGGCGGCCTCCACCGCAGGGCTGGTCTTTGACCTTATTGACATGCTGGGGGAAAAACCAAGTATCGACAAGGACATCGCCAATTGCCTGTATGCAGGGGTGCTCACCGACACCGGTGGGTTCAGGCACTCCAATACCACGCAAAAAGAATTTTTGATCGCCTCTGAGCTGGTGGGTGCCGGTGCCAACCCCTGGTGGGTATCAAAAAAAATATACGACACCAATACCCTGGCACGAATGAAACTCACCGGCTTTGTGTTAAGCGAGAAGTTGGTCGTCATCCCCGAATACAGGACCGTGTACGTATGCTTGAACACCGATGAGCTTAAGCAATTTGACACGAAAACGGGAGACACCGAAGGCTTGGTGAACTATGGGCTTTCGATTGAAGGGATAAGGCTTTCCGTTTTGATGTATGATAGAAAAGAAGAAATAAAGCTTTCCTTCCGTTCATTGGGCAGTTTTCCGGCCAATGAAATTGCCAGGAAATATTTCGAGGGCGGGGGCCACAGGAATGCGGCCGGAGGGTCTTCAAAGCTTTCCCTGGAGGAAACGTTGAACAAGTTTTTGTCCATTTTGCCAGAGTACCAATCGGAATTGGAGAGGGACGATTGA
- a CDS encoding FKBP-type peptidyl-prolyl cis-trans isomerase: MKINNFLIGLLLIGAACSTNSRETPKGHKYTLVKEGEGEAGKPGEFLLINMMIKDAKDSVWNDTRKQKLPMILPIREPQPGDEGIEEVFSVLKKGDSILFPIAAKTLFEKQGGRVPDNVDSTSIFTFYLGVKDILDEPAVRSLEQEIMGKLNSEQLAIDEALIDGYLAESNTEVQTTDSGLRYMFTRKGSGPTAAPGNEVSVNYAGYLLDGTLFDTSIESVAKANGAYTPGRPYEPLTLQAGSGQVIQGWEEAILLMNKGSKMRVWIPSTLAYGPRQRSEVIKPNSILVFDMEMMDIK, encoded by the coding sequence ATGAAAATAAATAATTTTTTAATAGGCCTGTTGTTGATCGGTGCCGCATGTTCCACAAACAGCAGGGAAACCCCCAAGGGCCATAAATACACCTTGGTGAAAGAGGGCGAAGGGGAAGCCGGCAAGCCCGGGGAGTTCCTGCTGATCAATATGATGATCAAAGACGCCAAAGATTCTGTATGGAACGACACCAGGAAACAGAAACTGCCCATGATCCTGCCCATCCGGGAGCCCCAACCTGGGGACGAAGGCATTGAAGAGGTTTTTTCCGTTTTAAAAAAAGGCGACAGCATACTTTTTCCCATTGCGGCCAAGACCTTGTTTGAAAAGCAGGGCGGAAGGGTGCCCGACAATGTGGACTCCACCAGTATTTTTACCTTTTACCTGGGCGTAAAGGATATTTTGGACGAGCCGGCCGTGCGCTCCCTGGAGCAGGAAATAATGGGCAAACTGAATTCGGAGCAGCTTGCCATTGACGAGGCTTTGATCGATGGGTATTTGGCGGAAAGCAATACCGAAGTGCAGACCACCGACTCCGGCCTGCGCTATATGTTCACTCGTAAAGGCTCCGGGCCCACTGCTGCGCCAGGCAATGAAGTCTCGGTCAATTATGCCGGTTACCTGCTGGACGGTACCCTTTTCGATACCAGTATTGAATCCGTTGCCAAAGCCAACGGGGCCTACACGCCAGGCAGGCCTTACGAGCCCCTGACCCTGCAGGCAGGAAGCGGCCAGGTCATCCAGGGATGGGAGGAAGCCATCCTGTTGATGAACAAGGGCTCAAAGATGAGGGTCTGGATACCCTCCACATTGGCTTACGGGCCCAGGCAAAGGAGCGAGGTCATTAAGCCCAACTCCATACTTGTTTTCGATATGGAAATGATGGACATCAAATGA
- a CDS encoding FKBP-type peptidyl-prolyl cis-trans isomerase: MIKTALAVVALAMSVASCDSGHECTKVVPPSELDAVDKAQLEIDNKIIDDYLIANDIENTLGPVQEVNGIKYVVTKEGSGVTPCLENTVVVTYTGKLLSDGTTFDRNLSGVSFTLNNLILGWQLTFPSFTKGTSVTLFVPSGYAYGPSGFPPRIPPNANLLFTVDITNVR, from the coding sequence ATGATAAAGACAGCCCTAGCGGTGGTGGCCTTGGCAATGTCCGTGGCCTCGTGCGATAGCGGCCACGAATGCACCAAGGTGGTCCCGCCATCGGAACTGGACGCGGTGGACAAGGCCCAATTGGAAATTGACAATAAAATAATTGATGATTACCTCATCGCCAACGACATAGAAAACACGCTAGGCCCTGTGCAGGAGGTAAATGGGATCAAATACGTTGTCACCAAGGAGGGCAGCGGGGTTACGCCATGCCTGGAGAACACGGTGGTCGTTACTTATACCGGTAAACTGCTTAGCGATGGCACCACATTTGATAGAAATTTATCAGGGGTTTCTTTTACCCTCAACAACTTAATATTAGGGTGGCAGCTTACCTTCCCTTCGTTCACAAAGGGGACGAGCGTTACGTTGTTCGTCCCGTCCGGTTATGCCTATGGCCCATCAGGATTTCCCCCCAGGATTCCCCCCAATGCCAACCTTTTGTTTACCGTGGACATTACGAATGTGCGTTGA
- a CDS encoding non-canonical purine NTP diphosphatase: protein MELCFATNNQHKLDEVSRLLGGAYTVLGLKAIGCDQELPEEQDTLEGNSLQKARFVHDHYHIDCFADDTGLEVEALNGAPGVYSARYAGPQRNSEDNMALLLENLKGKANRRARFRTVITLVRDGQAHQFEGIARGEVLESKRGARGFGYDPLFLPEGLDKSMAELTADEKNAISHRGEAIRKLVAFLKQR from the coding sequence ATGGAATTGTGTTTTGCCACCAACAACCAGCACAAGCTTGACGAAGTAAGCCGCTTGTTGGGGGGTGCCTATACCGTGCTGGGCCTGAAGGCCATTGGCTGCGACCAAGAGCTCCCCGAAGAACAGGACACGCTGGAGGGCAATTCCCTACAGAAAGCCAGGTTTGTCCACGACCATTACCATATCGATTGCTTTGCCGATGATACCGGCCTGGAAGTGGAGGCCCTAAATGGTGCCCCGGGCGTTTACTCGGCACGCTATGCCGGGCCACAACGCAACAGTGAGGACAACATGGCGCTTCTTTTGGAAAACCTAAAGGGAAAGGCAAACCGCAGGGCGAGGTTCAGGACGGTCATCACATTGGTCAGGGATGGCCAGGCGCACCAATTTGAGGGCATTGCCAGGGGCGAAGTGCTGGAAAGCAAGCGTGGCGCCAGGGGCTTTGGGTACGACCCCCTTTTTTTGCCGGAAGGCCTGGACAAGTCCATGGCCGAACTTACCGCGGACGAAAAGAACGCCATCAGCCACCGTGGGGAGGCCATTCGCAAGCTTGTGGCTTTTCTCAAGCAGCGGTGA
- the secDF gene encoding protein translocase subunit SecDF, producing the protein MRNKGVVVVLTIIVTALCLYYLSFTFVSRKVEQDAIAYATNSSGSVDLSKKQSYMDSLWSKPVYNLFGAEYTFKEVKENELSLGLDLQGGMHVTLEVSPIDIIKGLSGNNQDPAFMDALHKASEMQRSSQERYSALFFRAYKEANPGQNLAHLFASAANKDRVSLSDDDAKVMAFVNAEIESAIDRSFTILKTRIDQFGTSQPNIQKLQGTGRIQIEIPGADNPARVRKLLQGVARLEFWDVVEYNDEQLNQSLFAINQKLVKEQEANKALKPLEAANEVQDTLVEEGDSTKSQLEKQLNQAQDSASNPLDSITNSNLSPLFALSSPGIPFLYDVKDTATINRILARPDIRALLPRNISYRWDVKPEPEVTPNVDDIRLNFISVPRNGKPLLTGEVINDARLDYDQFARPAVSMTMNAAGSRAWAKITAAAAAKSPPGRVAIVLDNYVYTAPTVQGEIPNGNSQITGSFTLEEAKDLANVLKAGSLPAPTRIVEEAIIGPTLGKVAQNQGIISMACGLVIVALFMVAYYSRGGWVADLALLFNIFFILGILAQLNAALTLPGIAGIVLTMGMAVDANVLIYERIKEELKSGLMLKEAIKKGYSRAFDAIFDSNVTTLLTGIFLFVFGQGPLKGFAIVLMIGIATSFFSAVYISRVVIEWMTRKGDASKVSFDSFMARGVRERRYFNFVGYRRIAYTITGSITILGFILIGINGLNLGVDFKGGRSYVVAFDAPVVATDMRIKLTDEFEGSGTEVKTYGSSNVVRVTTSYLVDDESSEADVKVKAALIDGVEKFSGKQFVENNDAVDKGHFSILSSSKVGATIADDIKDSAFEASLYSLIAIFIFILIRFKKWQYSLGAILSTAHDALFVVAVFGIADTFGFSLEIDQVFIAALLSVIGYSINDTVIIFDRIREYTHLGTSHDRLKVFNDAINSTLSRTLITSGTTLIVVVVLLLFGGEVLRGFSFALFVGIMVGTFSSIFIAASVVYDLDKRKERKQVATGVA; encoded by the coding sequence ATGCGTAACAAAGGAGTAGTAGTAGTCCTTACTATAATCGTCACCGCGCTGTGCCTGTATTACCTCTCATTTACCTTCGTGTCAAGGAAAGTGGAGCAAGATGCCATAGCGTATGCCACCAATTCGAGCGGCTCTGTGGATTTGTCCAAAAAACAATCCTACATGGATTCGTTGTGGAGCAAGCCCGTGTACAACCTATTTGGTGCCGAATACACTTTCAAAGAAGTGAAAGAGAACGAGTTGAGCCTCGGCCTCGACTTACAGGGGGGCATGCACGTTACCCTGGAGGTTTCCCCCATCGATATCATCAAAGGGCTGAGCGGCAACAACCAGGACCCGGCATTTATGGATGCCCTTCACAAGGCCTCCGAGATGCAGCGGTCAAGCCAGGAAAGGTACAGTGCCCTGTTTTTCCGGGCCTACAAGGAGGCCAACCCGGGCCAAAACCTTGCCCATCTGTTTGCCTCAGCGGCCAACAAGGACCGCGTGAGCCTGTCGGACGATGACGCCAAGGTAATGGCGTTTGTGAATGCGGAAATCGAGAGTGCCATAGACCGTTCGTTCACCATCCTCAAAACCCGTATCGACCAGTTCGGGACCTCCCAGCCCAACATACAAAAACTACAGGGCACCGGGAGGATACAAATTGAAATCCCCGGGGCCGACAATCCGGCCAGGGTGAGGAAATTGTTGCAAGGGGTCGCACGGCTGGAGTTCTGGGACGTGGTGGAGTACAATGACGAGCAACTGAACCAGTCCCTGTTTGCCATCAACCAGAAATTGGTAAAAGAGCAGGAGGCCAATAAGGCGCTGAAGCCCCTGGAGGCCGCCAATGAGGTGCAGGACACGCTGGTGGAGGAAGGCGACAGCACGAAGTCGCAGTTGGAAAAGCAACTTAACCAGGCACAGGACAGTGCCAGCAACCCGTTGGACTCCATTACCAATTCAAATTTGTCCCCATTGTTTGCCCTGAGCAGCCCGGGCATTCCATTTTTATATGACGTAAAGGACACGGCCACTATCAACCGTATCCTTGCCCGGCCAGACATCAGGGCTTTGTTGCCGCGCAACATAAGCTACCGCTGGGACGTGAAGCCGGAGCCAGAGGTGACGCCAAATGTGGATGACATCCGTTTGAACTTTATCAGCGTGCCCCGAAACGGCAAGCCCCTGCTGACTGGCGAGGTGATCAACGATGCACGCCTGGACTATGACCAGTTTGCCAGGCCTGCGGTAAGCATGACGATGAACGCGGCCGGGTCGCGCGCCTGGGCAAAGATCACCGCTGCCGCTGCTGCCAAGTCCCCTCCCGGCAGGGTGGCCATTGTACTGGACAACTACGTATATACCGCCCCCACCGTGCAGGGCGAAATCCCCAATGGCAACTCACAAATTACGGGCAGCTTTACCCTGGAAGAAGCGAAAGACCTTGCCAACGTATTGAAGGCAGGTTCGTTGCCGGCCCCCACCCGGATTGTTGAAGAGGCCATCATAGGGCCCACACTGGGCAAGGTGGCACAAAACCAGGGCATCATTTCCATGGCCTGCGGGCTGGTGATCGTGGCGCTGTTTATGGTCGCCTATTATTCCAGGGGCGGTTGGGTTGCCGACCTTGCCTTGTTGTTCAACATATTTTTCATCCTTGGGATTTTGGCACAGTTGAACGCAGCCCTTACCCTTCCCGGTATAGCTGGTATAGTGCTCACCATGGGCATGGCGGTGGATGCCAACGTGCTCATTTACGAGCGCATCAAAGAAGAGTTGAAGTCGGGCCTGATGCTTAAGGAAGCCATTAAGAAAGGGTATAGCCGGGCTTTCGATGCCATTTTTGATTCGAATGTGACCACCTTGCTCACCGGTATATTCCTTTTTGTGTTCGGGCAGGGGCCCCTTAAAGGGTTTGCAATCGTATTGATGATTGGTATAGCCACGTCCTTTTTCTCTGCCGTTTATATTTCGAGGGTGGTGATAGAGTGGATGACCCGAAAAGGGGATGCCTCCAAGGTTTCGTTTGATTCCTTCATGGCAAGGGGCGTGCGCGAGCGCAGGTATTTCAATTTTGTGGGCTACCGGAGGATCGCGTATACCATTACCGGGTCCATCACCATATTGGGGTTCATCCTAATCGGGATCAACGGATTGAACCTGGGCGTTGATTTTAAGGGGGGAAGGTCTTATGTGGTGGCCTTTGACGCACCTGTGGTGGCCACTGACATGCGGATAAAACTTACCGATGAGTTTGAAGGAAGTGGCACGGAGGTAAAAACGTATGGAAGCAGCAATGTGGTGAGGGTGACCACCTCCTACCTGGTGGACGATGAATCGAGCGAGGCCGATGTGAAGGTGAAAGCCGCCCTTATTGATGGGGTGGAAAAATTCAGCGGCAAGCAGTTTGTGGAAAACAACGATGCCGTTGACAAAGGCCACTTCTCCATTCTTTCATCTTCAAAGGTGGGGGCCACCATTGCCGATGACATCAAAGACTCCGCTTTTGAGGCAAGCCTGTATTCGCTAATTGCCATTTTCATATTTATTTTGATACGGTTTAAGAAATGGCAGTATAGCCTGGGGGCGATTTTGTCCACTGCCCACGATGCCCTCTTTGTGGTGGCCGTCTTTGGCATAGCCGATACTTTTGGGTTTTCGCTGGAAATCGACCAGGTATTTATTGCCGCCCTCCTGTCCGTTATCGGTTATTCGATCAACGATACCGTGATCATCTTTGACAGGATAAGGGAGTATACCCACCTGGGCACCTCCCACGACAGGCTTAAAGTATTTAACGATGCCATCAACAGCACCTTGAGCCGGACGCTGATCACCTCGGGTACCACCTTGATAGTGGTGGTGGTATTGTTGCTTTTTGGTGGCGAGGTATTGCGCGGGTTTTCTTTCGCCTTGTTCGTGGGGATAATGGTCGGGACTTTCTCTTCCATTTTCATTGCCGCGTCCGTGGTGTACGACCTTGACAAAAGGAAGGAAAGGAAACAGGTGGCCACCGGGGTGGCGTAG
- a CDS encoding gliding motility lipoprotein GldH encodes MKRFWILVPVLVLSSCDLSRTYDQHVDFEEKAWMVQDKPRFEFEINDTAQKYNLYCTVRNSLDFPFSRIFVNYALEGPAHELLHKELLSAYLFDQKTGKPFGDSGIGDLFDHRFPIATNYHFDKPGKYAITLEQFNRLDTLKGILAVGVRVEKAASQ; translated from the coding sequence ATGAAGCGATTTTGGATATTGGTGCCTGTCCTGGTCCTGTCCTCCTGCGACCTTTCCCGTACCTATGACCAGCATGTTGACTTTGAAGAAAAGGCGTGGATGGTGCAGGACAAACCGCGGTTTGAATTTGAAATCAACGACACTGCCCAAAAGTACAACCTCTATTGCACCGTCCGCAACTCCCTGGATTTTCCCTTCTCCAGGATTTTTGTAAACTATGCCCTGGAAGGCCCTGCGCATGAACTGCTGCACAAAGAACTGCTTTCTGCCTACCTGTTTGACCAAAAGACCGGCAAGCCTTTTGGGGACAGCGGCATTGGCGATTTGTTTGACCATCGCTTCCCCATTGCCACCAATTACCATTTCGATAAGCCGGGCAAGTATGCCATCACCCTTGAACAGTTTAATCGTTTGGATACCCTGAAGGGCATACTGGCCGTTGGGGTGAGGGTGGAAAAAGCAGCCAGCCAATAA
- a CDS encoding Signal peptidase-like protein, with amino-acid sequence MNVFDWLSNMDMPAHEQMDVVEVRFKGGMKDFFRNTDHLDLTTGDAVIVEVPNGHHLGHVSLQGELVRLQMQKKKIPNDKSIKKIYRIAHQKDLEKYEEVKKRELPTLYRTRAIIRQMKLNMKLSDIEYQADNTKATFYYSADDRVDFRELIKVLATEFRIRVEMRQISLRQEAGRLGGIGVCGRELCCSTWLGEFKNVATSAARYQNLSLNPSKLSGQCGRLKCCLNYELETYMDALKDIPKVQSPLKTEQGEAVLQKTDIFRRIMWFGYNKDSTWFPIHVERVNEILRMNKEGQKPASLEENAVAEKAPVSALNSDLENLDKKFSTRNKKKKRKKKKRKPRSKNNSPNPNKE; translated from the coding sequence ATGAACGTCTTTGACTGGCTTTCCAACATGGACATGCCTGCCCATGAACAGATGGATGTGGTGGAAGTGCGCTTCAAGGGTGGCATGAAGGATTTTTTCAGGAACACCGACCACCTGGACTTGACAACGGGCGATGCCGTGATCGTGGAAGTGCCCAACGGCCACCACCTGGGCCATGTTTCCTTACAGGGCGAGCTGGTGAGGTTGCAGATGCAAAAGAAAAAAATCCCCAATGACAAGTCCATTAAAAAAATTTACCGGATTGCCCACCAAAAAGACCTTGAAAAGTACGAAGAAGTAAAAAAAAGGGAACTCCCCACATTGTACCGTACCCGCGCGATCATTCGTCAGATGAAGCTCAACATGAAGCTTTCCGATATCGAATACCAGGCCGACAATACCAAGGCCACCTTTTACTACTCCGCTGACGACAGGGTGGATTTCAGGGAGCTCATCAAGGTGCTGGCCACCGAATTCAGGATCAGGGTGGAGATGCGCCAGATCAGCCTACGGCAGGAGGCCGGGAGGCTTGGCGGCATTGGGGTGTGCGGCAGGGAGCTTTGCTGCTCCACATGGCTGGGCGAGTTTAAGAATGTGGCCACCAGTGCGGCCCGCTATCAAAACCTGTCCCTTAACCCCAGCAAATTGTCGGGCCAATGCGGCCGGTTAAAGTGCTGCCTGAACTATGAACTGGAAACCTACATGGATGCCCTGAAGGACATTCCCAAAGTGCAGTCGCCCTTAAAAACGGAACAAGGGGAAGCCGTCCTTCAAAAAACGGACATCTTCAGGAGGATAATGTGGTTTGGCTACAACAAGGACAGCACCTGGTTCCCCATACATGTTGAACGGGTGAACGAGATCCTTCGCATGAACAAGGAGGGGCAAAAGCCGGCAAGCCTTGAAGAAAACGCGGTAGCGGAAAAAGCCCCGGTGTCTGCGCTCAACAGCGACCTGGAAAACCTCGACAAGAAGTTCAGTACCCGGAACAAAAAGAAGAAAAGAAAAAAGAAAAAGAGGAAGCCACGGTCAAAAAACAATTCCCCTAACCCAAATAAGGAATGA